Proteins encoded by one window of Candidatus Omnitrophota bacterium:
- a CDS encoding DUF3131 domain-containing protein, whose product MKKVFIFFIIFLLSVDYAFPQAKKLSLVPEKLFTTKYIDDFNDGALPNLLGGGMKVEVESPSELSFSHDRAQALESKGYSLKLKYRLYPQKKANLIIDLNEIDISQAYGISFWIKYLKRPKLEIFLEDGKGNRTGAALEKYLIPQENWQKISLMRGDFPDIDFNCLKNLTLTIYASEVETGEFFLDEFLFFGPSYLFFESIKDNLYGFPVKKNLDSKYLLNKPDEFLLKTIAHDTWLYFKNSVDRKTHLPVDWIDLDETKEYRIGDYTSPTNIGLYFLCLVGAYDLGLITKEEAVERIGNTLETLKKLSRWKGLYYNWYSTTNLQITRRYISSVDNGWLAAGLIVVRQTFPELYIPCSALLKEMDFSILYDPVEGKLYLGYELNREPPVPTPYHYGQIATEPRVTSLVAIGKGDVPPDHWFRIFRTLPISWNWQRQKPQGRYREYLEIDVFEGYYEYKGFKIVPSWGGSLFEFLMPLLVLKEKELAPRGLGLNNLNAIKAHIDYALNEQKYPVWGLSPCATPEGRYGGYHEYGVKDLGAKGYSDEGVITPHASILAIDYLPEEVVKNIRQLLKNFDLYGEYGMYDSVDIHTQKVASRYLCLDQGMIFVSLANYLTKGKIRERFHQDPIINSVEYLLEIEEFF is encoded by the coding sequence ATGAAAAAAGTTTTTATATTTTTTATAATTTTTTTATTATCAGTAGATTATGCTTTCCCCCAGGCAAAGAAATTGTCCCTTGTCCCCGAGAAACTTTTTACCACTAAATATATCGATGATTTTAATGATGGAGCTCTACCTAATCTTTTGGGAGGGGGGATGAAGGTTGAAGTAGAATCTCCTTCTGAACTTTCTTTTTCCCACGATAGAGCACAAGCCTTGGAGAGTAAAGGATACAGTCTTAAATTAAAGTATCGTCTTTATCCTCAGAAAAAAGCAAACCTGATTATTGATTTAAATGAGATTGATATCAGCCAGGCATATGGAATTTCTTTTTGGATAAAGTATTTAAAAAGGCCAAAACTGGAAATTTTCTTGGAGGATGGCAAGGGTAATCGGACAGGCGCGGCTTTAGAGAAATATCTTATTCCCCAAGAGAACTGGCAGAAGATTTCGCTAATGCGGGGAGATTTTCCTGATATTGATTTCAACTGTTTGAAAAACCTTACACTTACCATCTACGCTTCTGAGGTGGAGACGGGAGAATTTTTTCTGGATGAATTTTTATTTTTTGGTCCTTCCTATCTATTTTTTGAATCTATAAAGGATAATCTCTATGGCTTTCCTGTAAAAAAGAATTTAGACTCTAAATATTTACTAAATAAACCCGATGAATTTTTATTAAAAACCATTGCCCACGATACCTGGCTTTATTTTAAAAACTCGGTAGATAGAAAGACGCATTTACCAGTTGACTGGATTGATTTGGATGAAACTAAGGAATACCGCATTGGAGACTATACTTCGCCGACAAATATTGGGCTATATTTTCTTTGTTTAGTAGGTGCCTATGATTTAGGTTTAATTACTAAAGAAGAAGCAGTAGAGCGTATTGGGAATACCCTTGAGACTTTAAAAAAACTTTCCCGCTGGAAAGGTCTATATTACAATTGGTATTCCACGACGAACTTGCAGATTACCCGCAGATATATTTCGTCAGTAGATAATGGTTGGTTAGCTGCCGGACTTATTGTTGTCAGACAGACATTCCCCGAACTATATATTCCCTGCAGTGCGCTTTTAAAAGAGATGGATTTCTCTATCCTTTATGACCCAGTAGAGGGAAAGTTATACTTAGGCTACGAGTTAAACCGTGAACCACCCGTGCCCACTCCCTATCATTATGGTCAAATTGCTACGGAGCCACGGGTTACCTCTTTGGTGGCTATTGGGAAAGGTGATGTCCCTCCTGACCACTGGTTTAGAATCTTTCGGACTTTACCTATTTCTTGGAATTGGCAGAGGCAGAAACCACAAGGAAGATATCGGGAGTATTTAGAAATAGATGTTTTTGAGGGCTATTATGAATATAAAGGGTTTAAAATTGTTCCTTCTTGGGGTGGAAGCTTGTTTGAATTCCTGATGCCTTTGTTGGTTCTGAAAGAGAAAGAGCTTGCTCCTAGAGGTCTGGGATTAAATAATTTAAACGCCATAAAAGCACACATCGATTATGCCTTAAATGAGCAAAAGTATCCTGTCTGGGGACTTTCTCCTTGCGCTACTCCCGAGGGAAGATATGGAGGGTATCATGAATACGGAGTAAAAGATTTGGGAGCTAAAGGATATTCCGATGAGGGTGTAATTACTCCCCATGCATCAATATTAGCCATTGATTATCTTCCTGAGGAGGTGGTGAAGAATATTCGCCAGTTGCTTAAAAATTTTGATTTATACGGTGAGTATGGAATGTATGATTCTGTGGATATTCATACCCAGAAAGTTGCTTCACGTTATCTTTGTCTTGACCAGGGAATGATTTTTGTTTCTTTGGCAAATTACCTGACAAAAGGGAAAATTCGTGAGCGCTTTCACCAAGACCCGATAATTAACAGCGTGGAGTATTTGTTAGAAATAGAAGAATTTTTCTAA